One Brachyspira suanatina DNA segment encodes these proteins:
- a CDS encoding AAA family ATPase has translation MGRIISFSSGKGGAGKTLCSVNFSAELASRGYKVLVFDIDINCSNVFILLHVKPQSKLQEYFEGTLTLKDCVIKSEYGIDVISAGVNIQRFVQFENDFNLSNLAKDLKVLSQEYDYVIIDYAAGITQPMMRFYEMSDDIILVANPEITALTDLYRLMKMIYVNNMTDKMYLIVNKVKNIDWAINLYREVKKVTSKFSLDINLVLLGPVLFDEEKVMISVQKRTPIIILYPKTPIKGGFSLAVTRYLYDIGVMKDENAREKTFSDFF, from the coding sequence ATGGGAAGAATAATATCTTTTTCTAGTGGAAAGGGTGGTGCAGGCAAAACTTTATGCTCAGTTAATTTCTCTGCAGAATTAGCTTCTAGAGGATATAAAGTTTTGGTTTTCGATATAGATATTAACTGTTCAAATGTATTTATTTTACTTCATGTAAAACCTCAATCTAAACTTCAGGAATATTTTGAAGGTACTTTGACATTAAAAGATTGTGTTATAAAAAGTGAATATGGTATAGATGTTATCAGTGCCGGAGTTAATATACAGAGATTTGTTCAGTTTGAAAATGACTTCAATTTATCAAATTTAGCTAAAGATTTGAAAGTATTATCACAGGAATATGATTATGTTATTATAGATTATGCTGCTGGAATTACTCAGCCTATGATGCGTTTCTATGAAATGTCTGATGATATAATACTTGTTGCCAATCCTGAAATTACAGCTCTTACAGATCTTTACAGACTTATGAAGATGATATATGTCAATAACATGACAGATAAGATGTATTTGATAGTAAACAAAGTAAAAAATATAGATTGGGCTATCAATTTATACAGAGAAGTAAAAAAAGTAACATCAAAATTTTCTCTTGATATTAATTTGGTTCTTTTAGGGCCTGTTTTGTTTGACGAAGAAAAGGTTATGATATCCGTTCAAAAGAGAACACCTATAATAATATTATATCCTAAAACACCAATCAAAGGCGGTTTTTCATTAGCCGTTACTAGGTATTTATATGATATAGGCGTAATGAAAGATGAAAATGCAAGAGAAAAAACTTTCTCTGATTTCTTCTGA
- a CDS encoding radical SAM protein yields the protein MNYNEKHLKNIDEALVKAELLYDKCICCGHICNVNRNKNKIGRCKIFEDTNHIKTASHTLHFGEEPMLVGEGGSGTVFFSSCNLSCVFCQNHQISSDGVGEIIDIETLADYFLDLEKQGAENINLVSATHVIYPVLKGLKIAFEKGLNLPIVYNTNGYDTKELLDCLYGIVDIYLPDLKYVFDDKAFKYSRAENYFNTAINAIEIMKEQVGDLIVNEKGIAEKGIIIRHLILPNNESDSYDVLIELKERGFLNTTISLMSQYNPKFKACNFESINRKLYKKEYDDLVDYALDLGFENLLVQEMESSDNYNPDFTKEKPFEMQ from the coding sequence GTGAACTATAATGAAAAACATTTAAAAAATATAGATGAAGCTTTAGTAAAGGCAGAACTTCTTTATGATAAGTGTATTTGTTGCGGACATATATGCAATGTTAATCGCAATAAAAACAAAATAGGAAGATGCAAAATTTTTGAAGATACCAATCATATAAAAACTGCATCTCATACTTTGCATTTCGGTGAAGAACCTATGCTTGTAGGTGAAGGCGGAAGCGGTACGGTATTTTTTTCAAGCTGTAATTTAAGCTGTGTGTTTTGTCAGAATCATCAAATAAGTTCTGACGGAGTAGGTGAGATAATTGATATTGAAACATTGGCAGATTATTTTTTGGATTTAGAAAAACAAGGTGCAGAAAATATTAATCTTGTAAGTGCAACTCATGTTATTTATCCTGTATTAAAAGGTTTAAAAATAGCTTTTGAAAAAGGGCTTAATCTTCCTATAGTTTATAATACTAATGGTTATGATACTAAAGAATTATTGGATTGTCTATACGGTATTGTTGATATATATTTGCCTGATTTAAAATATGTTTTTGATGACAAGGCTTTTAAATATTCTAGGGCTGAAAATTATTTTAATACTGCAATAAATGCAATAGAGATAATGAAAGAACAAGTAGGCGATTTAATTGTTAATGAAAAAGGCATTGCTGAAAAAGGTATAATAATAAGGCATTTGATACTTCCAAATAATGAATCAGATTCTTATGATGTATTGATAGAACTTAAGGAGAGAGGTTTTTTAAATACTACAATATCTTTGATGTCGCAGTATAATCCTAAATTTAAAGCCTGCAATTTTGAAAGTATAAACAGAAAATTATACAAAAAAGAGTATGATGATTTAGTTGATTATGCTTTGGATTTGGGATTTGAAAATTTACTTGTTCAGGAAATGGAAAGCTCTGACAATTATAATCCTGATTTTACTAAAGAAAAGCCTTTTGAAATGCAGTAA
- a CDS encoding M20 metallopeptidase family protein, which yields MDYKKLNDIIVSMRRDLHQIPEVGTELPQTKNYVINKLKELGLSYKESSLDSGLVCDIGSGDNVVAIRADMDALPIQEETGCEYASKNGNMHACGHDAHTACLLGAAHYLKENESRLKGKVRLVFQAAEELAVGAHNMLNSGLLEGVKAIVGTHIGTLSADTPSGEFILKEGPLMASNDRVFIKVIGKGAHGAYPHLSIDPMLTASQIVQGIYNIKSREILATDPVIISICMLHGGTQYNVIPTEVNIEGTFRTFSEENRAFITERIKEVAESIAAANRAKAEVVIKRRGAPVVNNAKIYEQLNEVCNELGFKKASHYSLSMAGEDFADYLEKIDGAFILFSTMTEKNIPHHNSKFEIDESKLYQPPVLMSEWAIKYLENNK from the coding sequence ATGGATTACAAAAAATTAAATGATATTATAGTTTCTATGAGAAGAGATCTGCATCAAATTCCTGAAGTTGGTACAGAACTTCCTCAGACAAAAAATTATGTTATAAATAAATTAAAAGAATTAGGACTTTCTTATAAAGAATCTTCGCTTGACAGCGGATTAGTTTGTGATATAGGAAGCGGTGATAATGTGGTGGCTATAAGAGCAGATATGGATGCTTTACCTATACAAGAAGAAACTGGATGCGAATACGCTTCTAAAAATGGTAATATGCATGCATGCGGACATGATGCACATACTGCATGTCTTTTAGGTGCAGCTCATTATTTGAAAGAAAATGAATCAAGATTGAAAGGAAAAGTAAGATTAGTATTTCAGGCTGCAGAAGAATTGGCTGTAGGGGCACATAATATGCTTAATTCCGGACTTCTTGAAGGAGTTAAAGCTATAGTAGGTACTCATATAGGTACATTGTCTGCTGATACTCCAAGCGGAGAGTTTATATTGAAGGAAGGTCCTTTAATGGCTTCTAATGACAGAGTATTTATTAAAGTTATAGGAAAAGGTGCACATGGAGCATATCCTCATCTTTCTATTGATCCTATGCTTACAGCAAGCCAAATAGTGCAGGGTATTTATAATATAAAAAGCAGAGAGATACTTGCAACAGATCCGGTTATAATATCTATATGTATGCTGCATGGCGGAACTCAGTATAATGTAATACCTACAGAAGTAAATATCGAAGGTACTTTCAGAACTTTCAGCGAAGAGAATAGAGCATTTATAACAGAGAGAATAAAAGAGGTAGCAGAATCTATTGCAGCAGCTAACAGAGCTAAGGCTGAAGTTGTTATAAAAAGAAGAGGGGCACCTGTTGTTAATAATGCAAAAATATATGAGCAGTTAAATGAAGTTTGTAATGAACTTGGATTTAAAAAAGCATCTCATTATAGTTTATCAATGGCAGGTGAAGATTTTGCTGATTATTTAGAGAAGATTGACGGAGCTTTTATATTATTTTCTACTATGACAGAAAAGAATATACCTCATCATAATAGTAAATTTGAGATAGATGAATCAAAATTATATCAGCCTCCTGTTTTGATGAGCGAATGGGCTATTAAATATTTAGAAAATAATAAATGA
- the nifS gene encoding cysteine desulfurase NifS encodes MEEKKIIYMDNNATTRVYPEVLEAMLPYFKDQYFNPSSMYTPAGAVHKEMEKAREQVADFLGCEPIEVCFVSCGSEGDNMAIRGTIEAYPTKNHIITTKVEHPAVIETCKSLERHGYRVTYLSVDNDGNINIDELKNAINENTAIVSIMYANNETGVIYPIREIGQIVKNAGAVFHVDAVQAAGKLPLNMKDEPYIDMLTIAGHKIHAPKGIGALYIKNGTKLRTVQTGGHQERGRRAGTENVPYIIGLGKAASMVKAELPRFMEHTAKLRDTLEAEVLKRITDVKINGKGANRVSNTANISFKNIEGEAILLLLDGYGICTSSGSACSSGTLEPSPVLQAMGVPFEYAHSSTRFSLSLDNTMEEIMYTADAIEKIVKRLRDISPYRN; translated from the coding sequence ATGGAAGAGAAAAAAATAATATATATGGATAATAATGCCACAACTAGAGTATACCCTGAAGTATTGGAGGCTATGCTTCCTTATTTTAAGGATCAATACTTTAATCCTTCTAGTATGTACACTCCTGCAGGAGCTGTTCATAAAGAGATGGAAAAAGCAAGAGAACAGGTTGCTGATTTTCTTGGATGCGAGCCTATAGAAGTATGTTTTGTTTCATGCGGAAGTGAAGGCGATAATATGGCTATTAGAGGAACTATAGAAGCATATCCTACTAAGAATCATATTATAACTACAAAGGTTGAACATCCTGCAGTTATAGAAACATGCAAATCTCTAGAGCGACATGGTTATAGAGTTACTTATCTTTCTGTTGATAATGACGGAAATATAAATATTGACGAATTAAAAAATGCCATCAATGAAAATACAGCTATAGTATCTATAATGTATGCTAATAATGAAACAGGTGTTATTTATCCTATAAGAGAAATAGGTCAGATAGTAAAAAATGCAGGAGCAGTATTCCATGTTGATGCTGTTCAGGCTGCCGGTAAATTGCCTCTTAATATGAAAGATGAGCCTTATATTGATATGCTTACAATAGCAGGTCATAAAATACATGCACCTAAAGGAATTGGAGCTTTATATATCAAGAACGGTACTAAATTAAGAACTGTTCAAACTGGAGGGCATCAGGAGAGAGGACGCCGTGCAGGTACTGAGAATGTGCCTTATATTATTGGTTTGGGTAAAGCTGCTTCTATGGTTAAGGCTGAACTTCCTAGATTTATGGAGCATACTGCTAAACTTAGAGATACTTTAGAGGCTGAAGTTTTAAAGAGAATAACTGATGTTAAAATAAATGGTAAAGGAGCTAATAGAGTAAGCAATACAGCGAATATTAGTTTCAAAAATATAGAAGGCGAAGCCATACTTCTTTTATTAGACGGATATGGAATTTGTACTTCAAGCGGAAGTGCCTGTTCATCTGGTACATTAGAACCTTCCCCCGTGCTTCAAGCTATGGGTGTGCCTTTTGAATATGCACATAGTTCTACAAGATTTTCTTTATCATTGGACAACACTATGGAAGAGATAATGTACACTGCCGATGCTATAGAAAAGATTGTTAAAAGATTAAGAGATATCTCTCCTTATAGAAATTAA
- the nifU gene encoding Fe-S cluster assembly protein NifU, with the protein MWEYTDKVKDHFINPRNVGEIENPDAEAMTGSIVCGDALKLTLKINKDTEVIEDAKFQTFGCASAIASSSILTEMIKGKTLDEASKITNRDIALELGGLPEEKMHCSVMGMETLEKAINNYRGIATEDDEHDEGAIICKCFGITDTKIKRAIRENNLKTVDEVTFYTKAGGGCGACKVKIEDILNEELAEIEREAKNAPMTTVQKIKKIEEALERVINPMLKMDGGSCRLVDVDGNKVMIEFKGACSACASSKNTLKGFVEPKLQELVSKDLEVVGV; encoded by the coding sequence ATGTGGGAATATACAGATAAAGTAAAGGATCATTTTATAAATCCTAGAAATGTAGGGGAGATAGAAAACCCTGATGCAGAAGCTATGACAGGTAGTATCGTGTGCGGAGATGCACTTAAATTAACATTAAAAATAAATAAAGATACTGAAGTTATAGAAGATGCTAAATTTCAAACATTCGGCTGTGCTTCAGCTATAGCAAGCAGCAGCATATTAACGGAGATGATTAAGGGTAAAACTCTTGATGAAGCTTCAAAAATCACTAACAGAGATATAGCTTTGGAATTAGGCGGTCTTCCAGAGGAGAAAATGCATTGTTCTGTTATGGGAATGGAAACTTTAGAAAAAGCCATTAATAATTACAGAGGAATTGCTACTGAAGATGATGAGCATGATGAAGGAGCTATCATTTGTAAATGTTTTGGTATAACAGATACAAAAATAAAAAGGGCAATCAGAGAGAATAACTTAAAGACTGTAGATGAAGTTACTTTCTACACTAAAGCAGGTGGCGGATGCGGAGCTTGTAAAGTTAAAATCGAAGATATACTCAATGAAGAGTTAGCAGAGATAGAGAGAGAAGCTAAAAATGCTCCTATGACTACTGTTCAGAAGATCAAAAAGATTGAGGAAGCTTTGGAGAGAGTTATCAATCCTATGCTTAAAATGGACGGAGGAAGCTGCAGACTTGTAGATGTTGATGGTAATAAAGTTATGATAGAGTTTAAAGGAGCTTGTTCAGCTTGTGCTTCTTCAAAAAATACTTTGAAAGGTTTTGTTGAACCTAAATTACAGGAACTTGTTTCTAAAGATTTAGAAGTTGTAGGTGTTTGA
- a CDS encoding (2Fe-2S)-binding protein, translating to MADKTICFCMAVTENQIRDAIKSKKLKTVEEVSNATKAGTGCGGCQVAIKQILDEMNK from the coding sequence ATGGCTGATAAAACAATATGTTTTTGTATGGCAGTAACTGAAAATCAAATTAGAGATGCTATCAAATCAAAAAAATTAAAAACAGTAGAAGAAGTTTCTAATGCAACCAAAGCCGGTACAGGATGCGGCGGATGTCAGGTTGCTATAAAACAAATATTAGACGAAATGAATAAATAA
- a CDS encoding MGDG synthase family glycosyltransferase produces the protein MKKILIISSEYTGHGHKSVHTSLLQGFKALYSEEIECKVVNGFTLGGPDLMAAERLYNSCIKYAPKLWYRIFRFSFKNRDIINKNNAIHVKRKFLKLLKEYKPDIIVNVHPMFSGSLLSILKKKKINTKFFIIITDLITISKLWFDNRADKIISPSYEASEYMMKNGVDKEKIITFGLPVREGFNALYKTKEEVIKNTNINNTLKILLLNNSERTKRLMYIIDGLYERYKCEVTVVCGRNEKTFNKLNKVYSSKEHKPIIMGYTQELPKLFHENDILITRSGPTAIIEAINCLIPIVSMGALPGQEEQNPIYIDNNGLGYDTSSTDDIFNKIDLLVANNRENLVKMREKQFDYYGRDVREKIVKYIADELYKDSENK, from the coding sequence ATGAAAAAGATTCTTATTATATCGTCAGAATATACAGGTCATGGTCATAAAAGCGTTCATACTTCACTTTTACAGGGTTTCAAAGCATTATATTCAGAAGAAATAGAATGTAAAGTTGTAAATGGTTTCACACTTGGCGGTCCTGATCTTATGGCTGCTGAAAGACTTTATAACAGCTGTATAAAATATGCCCCTAAATTATGGTATAGAATTTTTAGATTTTCCTTCAAAAATAGAGATATTATCAATAAAAATAATGCCATTCATGTTAAAAGAAAATTTTTAAAGCTTTTAAAAGAATATAAACCTGATATAATAGTTAATGTTCATCCAATGTTTAGCGGAAGCCTTTTAAGTATTTTAAAGAAGAAAAAGATAAATACAAAATTTTTTATTATAATAACAGATTTAATTACAATAAGCAAATTGTGGTTTGATAACAGAGCTGATAAAATTATAAGCCCTTCTTATGAAGCTTCTGAATATATGATGAAAAATGGAGTGGATAAAGAAAAAATTATAACATTTGGTTTGCCTGTTAGAGAGGGATTCAATGCTTTATATAAAACTAAAGAAGAAGTAATAAAAAATACAAATATTAATAATACATTGAAAATACTTCTGCTTAATAATTCTGAAAGAACTAAAAGACTTATGTATATAATAGACGGTTTATATGAAAGATATAAATGCGAAGTAACTGTTGTATGCGGAAGAAATGAAAAAACATTTAATAAGTTAAATAAAGTTTATTCTTCAAAAGAGCATAAGCCTATTATAATGGGATATACTCAAGAACTCCCTAAATTATTCCATGAGAATGATATATTAATAACAAGATCAGGCCCTACAGCTATTATAGAAGCTATTAACTGTTTGATACCTATTGTATCTATGGGAGCTTTACCTGGACAGGAAGAGCAGAATCCTATATATATTGATAATAATGGTTTAGGATATGATACTAGTTCTACAGATGATATATTTAACAAAATAGACTTACTTGTTGCCAATAATAGAGAGAATCTAGTAAAAATGAGAGAAAAGCAATTCGATTATTACGGCAGAGATGTAAGAGAAAAGATAGTTAAATATATTGCTGATGAATTGTATAAAGACTCAGAAAATAAATAA
- a CDS encoding S1 RNA-binding domain-containing protein → MEDNKNLSNDEIEFRKALEESDNTFLSRGKIVKGKVVQFDDTDVFIDFDSKSEGKIKRSEFDKEPTIGEEIEAIVSGEDDKGYVILSKSEIDKRKSQELIDNAVKNNTAITGVVKEVIKGGFKVSIMGHQAFCPFSQIDLARGIKEADYIGKEYEFRVIKKNGRDVVVSRRVLLEETQNAGIETFLNNLQENDIINGKVKNIEKFGAFVEITPGFDGFLAIPNMSWDKVVNPKSIISKGEERMFKVLHIDKENRKVDLGIKQLDEDPWGKFVEQYHIGDIINGEVTNVKKFGAFVKVADGIEGLVHVSDLSWNSHVNNPSDFVKKGAFLECKILDMNAAERKLTLGLKQVKENPWDTVEKDFPVKSAVKCKVKRIIKNFAVFELPNGLEGICDISDFDWRNNIVNMKDYIKEGEEVNMVIMSIDRDKQRIKLSYKHTKDSPWRLFEKAHPQGSIVDGTVKAIVDSGAIVSLEDDLEGYMHVSQVEIPKGSTLEEVVKVGETYPFVVREVNQSKRRISLSRREYMEAQNKKETQNYISKAEPTSLTYNPFDNINN, encoded by the coding sequence ATGGAAGATAATAAAAATTTATCAAATGATGAAATTGAATTTCGCAAGGCTTTAGAGGAAAGTGATAATACATTTTTAAGCCGAGGAAAAATCGTTAAAGGCAAAGTGGTTCAGTTTGATGACACTGATGTTTTTATAGATTTCGATTCTAAATCTGAAGGTAAAATTAAAAGAAGCGAATTTGATAAAGAACCTACTATTGGAGAGGAAATAGAAGCTATTGTTTCAGGCGAAGATGATAAAGGTTATGTTATATTGTCTAAGAGTGAAATAGATAAGAGAAAATCTCAAGAATTAATAGATAATGCTGTTAAAAATAATACTGCAATTACAGGTGTTGTTAAAGAAGTTATCAAAGGCGGATTTAAAGTATCTATAATGGGACATCAGGCATTCTGTCCTTTTTCTCAAATAGATTTAGCTAGAGGAATTAAAGAAGCTGATTATATAGGTAAAGAGTATGAGTTTAGAGTAATCAAGAAGAATGGAAGAGATGTTGTAGTTTCTAGAAGAGTATTATTAGAAGAAACTCAAAATGCTGGAATAGAAACATTCTTAAACAATCTTCAGGAAAATGATATTATTAATGGTAAAGTTAAAAATATTGAAAAATTCGGAGCTTTTGTTGAAATTACACCAGGTTTTGACGGATTCCTTGCTATACCTAATATGTCTTGGGATAAAGTTGTAAATCCTAAGTCTATAATATCAAAAGGTGAAGAAAGAATGTTCAAAGTTCTTCATATTGATAAAGAGAATCGTAAAGTTGATTTAGGTATTAAACAATTAGATGAAGATCCTTGGGGTAAATTTGTAGAGCAATATCATATAGGTGATATTATAAATGGAGAAGTTACTAATGTTAAAAAATTCGGTGCTTTTGTAAAAGTTGCTGATGGTATAGAAGGACTTGTTCATGTTTCAGATTTAAGCTGGAATTCTCATGTTAATAATCCTAGTGATTTTGTTAAGAAAGGTGCTTTCTTAGAGTGTAAAATACTTGATATGAATGCTGCTGAAAGAAAACTTACTTTAGGATTGAAACAAGTTAAAGAAAATCCTTGGGATACAGTTGAAAAAGATTTCCCTGTTAAATCTGCTGTAAAATGTAAAGTAAAAAGAATCATTAAAAACTTTGCTGTATTTGAACTTCCTAATGGTTTGGAAGGTATATGTGATATAAGCGATTTTGATTGGAGAAACAACATAGTTAATATGAAAGACTATATAAAAGAAGGCGAAGAAGTTAATATGGTTATCATGTCTATAGACAGAGATAAACAAAGAATTAAGTTAAGCTATAAACATACTAAAGATAGTCCTTGGAGATTATTTGAAAAAGCACATCCTCAGGGTTCTATAGTTGATGGTACTGTAAAAGCTATAGTTGATTCTGGTGCTATCGTTTCTTTGGAAGATGATTTAGAAGGATATATGCATGTTTCTCAAGTAGAAATTCCTAAAGGCAGCACTTTAGAAGAGGTTGTTAAAGTAGGAGAAACTTATCCATTTGTTGTAAGAGAAGTTAATCAAAGTAAGAGAAGAATTTCATTGTCAAGAAGAGAATATATGGAAGCTCAAAACAAGAAAGAAACACAAAATTATATTTCTAAAGCTGAGCCTACTTCTTTAACTTATAATCCTTTTGACAATATTAACAATTGA
- the cmk gene encoding (d)CMP kinase, translating to MSSTYEIITLDGPSGAGKSTIAKLLAKKLSFKYLDTGAMYRTVTLYMIKHHIDINNNSEVISALNNLSINFDNAGRIYLDNEDVTEAIRSMEVVNLVSKVSSISIVRQNMVSLQRKIAEGGNYVVDGRDIGSVVFPDSKYKFYMDASLDERAKRRYSEEISKGKNITYEEVRESIRKRDEFDSNREDSPLVVPKNANIIDTTSMTIDEVVEKIANVIFNIKSN from the coding sequence GTGTCAAGTACATACGAAATAATCACTTTAGATGGTCCTTCCGGGGCAGGTAAAAGTACAATAGCTAAATTATTAGCCAAAAAATTATCTTTTAAATACTTAGATACAGGAGCTATGTACAGAACTGTAACCCTTTATATGATTAAGCATCATATTGATATAAATAATAATAGTGAAGTCATATCAGCTCTTAATAATTTAAGTATTAACTTTGATAATGCTGGCAGAATATATTTAGATAATGAAGATGTAACAGAAGCTATAAGAAGTATGGAAGTTGTTAATCTTGTATCTAAAGTTTCTTCTATAAGCATTGTAAGACAGAATATGGTATCTCTACAAAGAAAAATAGCAGAAGGCGGTAATTATGTTGTAGATGGTAGAGACATAGGTAGTGTAGTATTCCCTGATTCCAAATATAAATTTTATATGGATGCCTCTTTAGATGAAAGAGCTAAAAGAAGATATTCTGAAGAAATATCCAAAGGTAAGAATATTACTTATGAAGAGGTTAGGGAGAGTATAAGAAAAAGAGATGAGTTTGACTCAAATAGAGAAGATAGTCCGCTTGTGGTGCCTAAAAATGCCAATATAATAGATACTACTAGTATGACTATTGATGAAGTAGTTGAAAAAATCGCTAATGTGATTTTTAATATAAAGTCTAATTAA
- a CDS encoding glycosyltransferase: MLKFTIIIPHRVGENIEKTLEGVYLSNYPKENIEIFQAEGTHPTVQRNECIKQSLGDIVYFLDNDSIVSADNIKEANIIFESDEKIAIVGGPAIHQVNSLIEMYIDKCMRAYYAVGPIANRYRFDNNDVKEGSDRDVILCNLFVRRNVLFEAGLFNEDLYPNEENALIDKILSLGYKLIYNPKIIVQRPPRSNLKSYIKMLLNYGRGRFEQLFRDFNVKNLIFILPSLFANYILLLPIVLCAYYFSQLSILKFYFLPLLVYIIMTSLAGIVYSFSDKGIISKIRGIFIYPFMFFITHFFYGLGFFYGIVRIITKFKRVANFSIKKYKSFE; this comes from the coding sequence TTGCTGAAATTTACTATTATAATACCGCACCGAGTTGGTGAAAATATAGAAAAAACATTAGAAGGGGTGTATCTATCTAATTACCCTAAGGAAAATATTGAAATTTTTCAAGCAGAAGGAACACATCCTACTGTACAAAGAAATGAATGTATTAAACAGTCATTGGGGGATATTGTATATTTTTTAGATAATGATTCTATTGTTAGTGCTGATAATATCAAAGAAGCTAATATTATATTTGAATCAGATGAAAAAATAGCAATAGTTGGCGGACCTGCTATACATCAAGTTAATTCTTTAATAGAAATGTATATAGATAAATGCATGAGAGCTTATTATGCTGTAGGTCCTATAGCTAATAGATATAGATTTGATAATAATGATGTAAAAGAAGGAAGCGATAGAGATGTTATACTTTGCAATTTATTTGTAAGGAGAAATGTTTTATTTGAAGCAGGTCTTTTTAATGAAGATTTATATCCTAATGAAGAAAATGCCTTAATAGATAAAATACTCTCTCTTGGTTATAAATTGATATATAATCCTAAAATAATAGTTCAAAGACCTCCCAGATCAAATTTAAAATCTTATATAAAAATGCTTCTTAATTATGGCAGGGGAAGATTTGAACAGTTGTTTAGAGATTTTAATGTTAAAAATTTAATATTTATTTTGCCTTCTTTATTTGCTAATTATATACTTTTGCTTCCAATAGTATTATGTGCTTATTATTTTTCTCAATTAAGTATATTAAAATTTTATTTTCTTCCATTATTAGTTTACATAATAATGACATCATTGGCAGGAATTGTTTACTCTTTTTCTGATAAAGGCATTATATCAAAAATTCGCGGCATATTTATATATCCATTTATGTTTTTTATTACCCATTTTTTTTATGGGCTTGGATTTTTTTATGGAATTGTCAGAATAATAACTAAATTCAAGCGAGTAGCTAATTTTTCTATAAAAAAATATAAATCTTTTGAATAA